The following coding sequences lie in one Pseudomonas svalbardensis genomic window:
- a CDS encoding response regulator transcription factor — translation MRPKELKLWTAGVAHLLDLPPGHARLAGLSHWLRQICPVDHFVLFVYEGNHRPLALFDTFAADKRAVYVDDYQCGPYLLDPFYLACTRGQAPGLWRLRQFAPDHFYLGEYYLTYYQQTGLAEEVAFFVDLGRGAMAVLSLMRSTASCAFGRDEMQLIECAQAVVEQVINEAWRLRQAQQPRPAQDLDFKIREAFDQFGAHILTHREQEIVQLLLRGHSSASVAEQLGISPGTVKIHRKNIYAKLGIGSQSELLGLFIRDLTGQELVVEA, via the coding sequence ATGCGCCCCAAGGAACTGAAACTCTGGACTGCCGGTGTTGCCCATTTACTGGACCTTCCTCCCGGGCATGCGCGGTTAGCAGGCTTGAGTCACTGGTTGCGGCAAATATGCCCGGTCGATCACTTCGTTCTGTTCGTCTACGAAGGCAATCATCGGCCGTTGGCGCTGTTCGACACCTTCGCAGCCGACAAGCGTGCGGTGTATGTCGATGACTATCAGTGCGGGCCCTATTTACTTGATCCGTTCTACCTGGCATGCACTCGCGGGCAAGCGCCTGGACTGTGGCGTTTGCGACAGTTCGCACCCGACCACTTTTACCTCGGCGAGTATTACCTGACGTATTACCAGCAAACCGGACTGGCTGAAGAAGTGGCGTTTTTCGTCGACCTCGGTCGCGGCGCCATGGCCGTTCTGTCGTTGATGCGATCCACCGCCAGCTGTGCTTTTGGTCGTGACGAGATGCAGTTGATCGAGTGCGCGCAGGCCGTGGTTGAACAGGTCATCAATGAAGCCTGGCGTTTGCGTCAAGCCCAGCAACCGCGCCCGGCGCAGGACCTGGACTTCAAGATCCGCGAAGCCTTCGATCAGTTCGGCGCGCACATCCTCACCCACCGCGAACAAGAGATTGTCCAGTTGCTGCTACGCGGTCACTCCAGCGCCTCGGTCGCCGAACAACTGGGCATCAGTCCTGGCACGGTGAAGATTCACCGCAAGAACATCTACGCCAAACTCGGCATCGGCAGCCAGTCCGAATTGCTCGGGCTGTTTATCCGCGACCTTACCGGCCAGGAACTGGTCGTCGAAGCCTGA